In the Corynebacterium gerontici genome, one interval contains:
- a CDS encoding DUF3073 domain-containing protein, with translation MGRGRAKAKQTKVARQLKYNTPEMDLERLQRELAGKSHDDDREDDYSDYDWRD, from the coding sequence ATGGGTCGCGGACGCGCGAAGGCTAAGCAGACCAAGGTTGCACGCCAGCTCAAGTACAACACGCCAGAAATGGACTTGGAGCGGCTTCAGCGTGAACTTGCCGGCAAGTCTCACGACGATGACCGTGAAGACGACTATTCGGATTACGATTGGCGCGACTAG
- the pstA gene encoding phosphate ABC transporter permease PstA, with the protein MTMTIDAKNLKKQSTFSHISKRRKASNSVATVAITASMAFALIPLGWVLYTVISRGIGAIANVTWWTTSQKGVLYSIEGGGALHAIIGTFTQTAICSLISIPIGVATAIYLVEYAGTSRLGKVTTFMVDILTGVPSIVAALFVYSLWIVMFGFDRSGIAVSLALVILMIPVIIRNTEEMLRVVPADLREASYALGVPKWKTIVKIVLPTALSGIVTGVMLAIARVMGESAPVLILVGSTQSINWDAMNGPQSSLPLMMLDMFKAGTAPAVLDKLWGAALTLVLIIAVLNIGARLISAKFAAKH; encoded by the coding sequence ATGACGATGACCATTGACGCAAAGAATTTAAAGAAGCAGTCAACCTTTAGCCACATCTCTAAACGTCGTAAAGCAAGCAACTCGGTGGCCACGGTAGCGATCACCGCCTCCATGGCATTCGCACTCATTCCCCTCGGATGGGTGCTGTACACGGTGATCTCACGCGGCATCGGGGCGATTGCGAACGTCACCTGGTGGACCACTTCCCAAAAGGGCGTGCTCTATTCAATCGAAGGCGGCGGTGCGCTGCACGCCATCATTGGCACGTTCACACAAACGGCAATCTGCTCGCTCATTTCTATTCCCATCGGCGTCGCCACGGCCATTTACCTGGTGGAATACGCCGGTACGTCGAGGCTTGGCAAAGTTACGACGTTCATGGTGGATATCCTCACCGGTGTCCCCTCCATAGTGGCGGCGCTGTTCGTGTACTCGCTGTGGATTGTTATGTTCGGGTTCGACCGCTCCGGTATCGCGGTATCCCTGGCCCTGGTGATTTTGATGATCCCCGTCATCATCCGCAACACCGAAGAAATGCTCCGGGTGGTTCCCGCCGATCTTCGCGAGGCTTCCTACGCGCTTGGCGTGCCGAAATGGAAGACGATTGTGAAAATCGTGCTGCCAACCGCGTTGTCTGGCATCGTCACGGGCGTCATGCTCGCCATTGCACGTGTGATGGGTGAATCGGCTCCCGTGCTGATCCTCGTGGGATCCACCCAGTCCATCAACTGGGACGCAATGAACGGCCCGCAATCATCACTGCCGCTGATGATGCTCGACATGTTCAAAGCCGGCACCGCACCTGCCGTCCTGGACAAGCTCTGGGGCGCCGCACTCACCCTGGTACTCATCATTGCCGTGTTGAACATTGGTGCCCGGCTGATCTCTGCCAAGTTTGCTGCAAAGCACTAA
- a CDS encoding FABP family protein: MSDSQDQTPQQPEVSLSGSDVVNRAAEQWKDTSHRNIPGLGDLPIPDDTANLREGPSLHDGLLALLPLVGVWRGTGQADTAEDGQYNFGQQITFAHDGENYLTYSSRMWKLDEEGKPNGLDVRESGYWRINEQDEIEVVCTHSTGVSEIYYGHPVNERAWQIESASTMVTATGPTTLGPGKRLYGLMPNNNLGWVDERMVGEELRPRMSAELSRVIG; the protein is encoded by the coding sequence ATGAGCGATTCTCAAGATCAAACACCCCAACAACCAGAGGTCTCGCTTTCCGGAAGTGACGTGGTCAATCGCGCCGCAGAGCAGTGGAAAGATACCTCCCACCGCAATATTCCGGGTTTGGGCGATCTACCAATCCCCGATGACACCGCCAATCTTCGCGAAGGCCCCAGTCTGCACGACGGTTTGCTTGCCCTACTCCCCCTCGTGGGCGTGTGGCGCGGCACCGGCCAGGCCGATACTGCAGAAGACGGCCAGTACAACTTTGGACAGCAGATTACTTTTGCCCACGATGGCGAGAATTACCTCACCTATAGCTCCAGGATGTGGAAGTTGGATGAGGAAGGAAAGCCCAACGGTCTCGATGTGCGCGAGTCAGGTTACTGGCGCATTAATGAGCAGGACGAAATCGAAGTGGTGTGCACCCACTCCACTGGCGTTTCTGAGATTTACTACGGCCACCCGGTGAATGAGCGCGCCTGGCAGATTGAATCCGCGTCCACCATGGTCACCGCCACTGGCCCGACCACGCTCGGGCCCGGCAAGCGTCTCTACGGCCTCATGCCGAACAATAACTTGGGCTGGGTCGACGAGCGCATGGTGGGCGAGGAGCTTCGCCCCCGTATGTCCGCCGAGCTGTCGCGCGTGATTGGCTAA
- a CDS encoding diacylglycerol/lipid kinase family protein, with translation MRTLLIANPNSTTQSPRLFSRLIPTLREVEGLEMKAVFTHYAGHAKEICAGLSTDDYDVVIAVGGDGTVNEAINGLLGAVDQAKDPNAVPALAVIPTGSANVFVRALGFSAEPIRATEGLARSLSTGRIRTVELGTWNNEWFAVNAGFGIDADVIAGVDRVRSKGASATPFRYLQVAVKAWRRIHRNPPQIDISGTTKDGRHFEEHRLPLLIASNTNPWTFLGPLPVVTNPDNSFDQGLGLFGLRDISGFGGMAAMAHLLGFGHNKVMDAYVEPRTATVDDVAEVHIRCHEKRRFQVDGEYVDQMESVTLGAVPDALRVFAPDAESGDTTASRLRRLLSFLDPRD, from the coding sequence GTGCGCACACTATTGATTGCAAATCCTAACTCCACAACACAGTCACCACGACTCTTCTCCCGCCTGATTCCTACATTGCGCGAGGTAGAAGGCCTAGAAATGAAGGCCGTGTTCACCCACTACGCGGGCCATGCCAAGGAAATTTGTGCCGGACTGAGTACCGATGACTACGACGTGGTCATTGCCGTCGGTGGCGACGGAACAGTGAACGAAGCAATCAATGGGCTGCTCGGTGCCGTCGATCAGGCGAAAGATCCCAACGCTGTTCCTGCTCTTGCCGTCATTCCAACGGGTTCAGCCAACGTGTTTGTCCGTGCGCTCGGCTTTTCCGCCGAACCGATCCGCGCCACCGAGGGGCTCGCACGATCCCTATCAACTGGGCGCATCCGTACCGTCGAGCTCGGAACCTGGAACAATGAATGGTTCGCCGTCAACGCTGGCTTCGGTATCGACGCCGACGTGATCGCTGGCGTTGATCGCGTGCGAAGCAAAGGGGCGTCCGCCACACCATTTCGTTACCTGCAGGTGGCGGTGAAAGCGTGGCGTCGCATCCACCGAAATCCGCCGCAGATCGACATCAGCGGCACCACCAAGGATGGAAGGCATTTTGAGGAACACCGCCTTCCGCTTCTTATTGCATCCAATACCAACCCCTGGACATTCCTCGGCCCTCTGCCGGTGGTGACCAATCCCGACAATTCCTTTGACCAGGGGCTCGGGCTCTTTGGCCTCCGGGATATCTCGGGATTTGGCGGCATGGCTGCGATGGCGCACCTGTTGGGCTTTGGGCATAACAAAGTGATGGACGCCTACGTGGAGCCCAGGACCGCCACCGTGGACGACGTTGCCGAGGTGCATATCCGGTGCCACGAAAAGCGCCGCTTCCAAGTAGACGGCGAATACGTCGACCAGATGGAATCAGTGACTTTGGGGGCCGTGCCGGATGCCCTCCGCGTCTTCGCGCCAGATGCCGAGTCTGGTGACACCACCGCCTCAAGGCTGCGCCGCCTGCTGAGCTTCCTTGACCCGAGGGATTAG
- a CDS encoding LmeA family phospholipid-binding protein, translated as MGRSTALRRIILAVLALLFVAWVADSAIAARAERHLAAQVRDSAGLELSPSVYFGGVPYTSALISGKIKSATVSVSDVETSQFGLISTSTDAVDVQVDPAQVFSGNIDGRRALLLTQTIGLDGVSVGKQLGIADLDISNPYDISPNGGPASEAQLRGAPDGQAKPITVMCDLRIEGSDFRLTPTSVVDPGDGSLSEEEIFRAFEWRIDTRLLPMRDQAGFVYVSGGTLYFQAQQRDVTLSLKDFSPTDVG; from the coding sequence GTGGGTCGTTCAACAGCGCTACGTCGCATAATCCTGGCAGTGCTTGCCCTACTCTTCGTGGCTTGGGTGGCAGATTCCGCTATTGCGGCGCGCGCGGAACGACATTTGGCGGCGCAAGTTCGGGATTCAGCCGGGTTGGAGTTAAGCCCGAGCGTGTATTTCGGGGGCGTTCCTTATACTTCTGCGCTGATCAGCGGGAAGATCAAGTCCGCTACGGTATCTGTTTCCGACGTTGAAACGTCGCAGTTTGGCCTGATTAGCACCAGCACCGATGCAGTAGATGTTCAGGTGGATCCTGCGCAGGTGTTCTCGGGCAACATCGATGGGCGGCGCGCGTTGCTACTCACGCAAACTATCGGGCTGGACGGCGTGAGCGTAGGCAAGCAGCTTGGCATCGCTGACCTAGATATTTCAAATCCCTACGACATCTCACCCAATGGCGGGCCAGCGAGCGAGGCGCAGTTGCGGGGCGCTCCCGACGGCCAGGCAAAGCCCATCACGGTGATGTGCGATCTGCGCATCGAAGGCTCCGATTTCCGGCTAACGCCCACCAGCGTTGTGGACCCCGGAGACGGATCCCTCAGCGAGGAGGAGATTTTCCGCGCCTTCGAGTGGCGCATCGACACTCGCCTTTTACCCATGCGCGATCAAGCGGGATTCGTCTACGTTTCCGGCGGCACTTTGTACTTCCAAGCACAACAACGAGACGTCACCTTAAGCTTGAAGGACTTCTCCCCCACCGACGTGGGCTAG
- the pstB gene encoding phosphate ABC transporter ATP-binding protein PstB, whose amino-acid sequence MSKLSIRDLNIYYGDFHAVQDVNLDVEPRSVTAFIGPSGCGKSTVLRTLNRMHEVTPGASVKGTVLLDGKDIYAKDVDPVSVRNTIGMVFQKANPFPTMSIEENVVAGLKLAGVKDKKKLREVAERSLRGANLWEEVKDRLDKPGGGLSGGQQQRLCIARAIAVEPEVLLMDEPCSALDPISTLAVEDLIHELKEEYTIVIVTHNMQQASRVSDQTAFFSLEATGKPGRLVEVADTKKIFSNPEKQETEDYISGRFG is encoded by the coding sequence ATGTCAAAGCTTTCCATCCGTGACCTCAACATCTACTACGGCGATTTCCACGCAGTACAAGACGTCAACCTGGACGTGGAGCCCCGCTCCGTCACCGCCTTTATCGGTCCTTCCGGTTGCGGCAAATCTACTGTGCTTCGCACCCTCAACCGCATGCACGAAGTCACCCCAGGCGCCAGCGTCAAAGGTACGGTGCTTCTCGACGGCAAAGACATCTACGCAAAGGACGTTGATCCCGTCAGCGTCCGCAACACCATCGGCATGGTATTCCAAAAAGCTAACCCTTTCCCCACAATGTCAATCGAAGAAAACGTGGTGGCCGGGCTCAAACTCGCGGGCGTGAAAGACAAAAAGAAGCTGCGCGAGGTAGCCGAGCGCTCTTTGCGTGGCGCCAACCTGTGGGAAGAAGTAAAGGATCGCCTGGATAAGCCCGGTGGGGGACTTTCCGGTGGCCAACAGCAGCGCCTGTGCATCGCGCGCGCCATCGCCGTCGAACCGGAAGTCCTCCTCATGGACGAGCCCTGTTCCGCACTGGACCCGATTTCTACGCTGGCGGTGGAAGACCTCATTCACGAACTGAAAGAGGAATACACCATCGTGATCGTCACCCACAACATGCAGCAGGCGTCCCGTGTGTCCGACCAGACAGCCTTCTTCTCCCTCGAAGCCACGGGCAAACCAGGCCGCTTGGTGGAAGTAGCGGACACCAAGAAAATCTTCTCCAACCCGGAAAAGCAGGAAACCGAGGACTACATCTCCGGCCGCTTCGGATAA
- a CDS encoding YgfZ/GcvT domain-containing protein, whose protein sequence is MKNTDSLHAVSPLLQLPGATALSPEDDPTAQAAHPGVAWHYGDPLSEQRVFEPSLALIDRSHRTVIAVSGEDAPAFLNNLLSQKLDQAEHGFAAQALNLDAQGRIVHQMDVLFWNDIFYLDCEPADAPTLLDYLQKMVFWSKVEISTPEIGILTLIGTLPARDWEHPHRMVEGFGLPRLDLLVAKTELFDVATSLIRDGATATGLMAYQAQRVRSLMPERSLDLDEKSIPHESPVLLAQAVHLHKGCYRGQETVARVENLGRSPRVVVLVHLDGSAPTLPLTGEPITAGASSRALGRIGTVVHDYEYGPVALAVLKRSAVNKKDLRAGEVAVAVDHDSVPVDGGTPAGREAIERLQGRR, encoded by the coding sequence ATGAAAAATACTGACTCCCTTCATGCCGTTTCCCCGCTCCTACAACTCCCCGGTGCCACGGCACTTTCACCCGAAGACGATCCCACGGCTCAAGCCGCCCACCCGGGCGTGGCGTGGCATTATGGCGATCCGCTGAGCGAGCAGCGCGTCTTTGAACCTTCCTTGGCGTTGATCGACCGTTCGCACCGCACTGTCATTGCCGTCAGCGGCGAGGATGCTCCGGCGTTTTTGAACAATCTGCTGAGCCAAAAACTTGACCAGGCCGAGCACGGCTTCGCGGCGCAGGCGCTGAATTTGGACGCACAAGGCAGGATTGTGCACCAGATGGATGTGCTGTTTTGGAATGACATCTTCTATCTAGACTGCGAACCAGCCGATGCGCCTACGCTGCTGGATTACCTGCAAAAGATGGTGTTTTGGTCCAAGGTGGAAATCAGCACGCCTGAGATCGGGATTCTCACCTTAATTGGCACGCTTCCGGCACGGGATTGGGAGCACCCGCACAGGATGGTTGAGGGATTTGGTTTGCCGCGTCTTGATCTTTTGGTAGCCAAGACAGAGCTTTTCGACGTCGCCACGTCTCTCATTCGCGACGGCGCCACTGCCACGGGCCTCATGGCGTACCAGGCGCAGCGCGTTCGTTCCCTCATGCCTGAGCGCTCCTTGGATCTCGATGAGAAGTCCATCCCGCATGAGTCCCCGGTGTTGCTTGCTCAGGCAGTGCATCTGCACAAAGGCTGCTATCGGGGTCAAGAGACGGTGGCGCGGGTAGAAAACTTGGGACGATCTCCGCGCGTGGTGGTGCTCGTCCACCTCGATGGTTCAGCTCCCACCCTGCCGCTGACAGGCGAACCGATTACCGCTGGTGCTTCATCGCGCGCACTCGGCAGAATCGGCACGGTGGTGCACGACTATGAGTACGGACCCGTGGCGTTGGCCGTGTTGAAGCGTTCGGCTGTGAACAAAAAGGATCTGCGCGCCGGCGAGGTAGCCGTGGCGGTGGATCACGACTCGGTTCCCGTGGACGGCGGTACCCCCGCTGGGCGTGAGGCGATTGAGCGTTTACAGGGGCGTCGATAA
- the pstC gene encoding phosphate ABC transporter permease subunit PstC: MDSTLQPAVITRDIPTTTATPPAKEPETTKPSRGARRLGDVVFKGIATSSATTITLVIGAIGLFLLWRAVPALQNNVANFFTYAGDWNLADTAAMQFGIPNLLAATVLISAIALILAMPVALGIAIFLSNYAPARLVKPLGFLVDMLAAVPSIVFGLWGWQVLGPSLSGFYNWLHEVAGGIPLFATYANSPSFDTGRNMLTGGIVLAVMILPVIAATAREIFVQTPVGQREAALALGATRWEVVRMTVLPFGMPGFISGSMLGLGRALGETMALYLVVSPSSQFRFSLFDGGTTFATAIANAAPEFNDDLRAGAYIAAGLMLFALTFVVNSIARGIITKRK, encoded by the coding sequence ATGGACAGCACACTCCAGCCCGCCGTCATTACACGCGACATTCCCACCACCACCGCGACGCCACCGGCGAAGGAACCTGAAACGACAAAACCCAGCCGTGGCGCGCGACGCTTGGGCGACGTGGTGTTCAAGGGCATTGCAACCTCCTCGGCAACAACGATCACGCTCGTGATCGGCGCCATCGGCCTGTTCCTCCTCTGGCGCGCAGTGCCAGCCCTGCAAAACAATGTGGCGAATTTCTTCACCTACGCAGGCGACTGGAATCTCGCCGACACCGCTGCCATGCAATTCGGCATCCCCAACCTGCTGGCGGCCACGGTGCTGATCTCAGCAATCGCCCTGATCCTTGCCATGCCAGTAGCGCTCGGCATTGCCATCTTTCTTTCCAATTACGCCCCTGCGCGTTTGGTGAAACCACTGGGTTTCCTGGTGGACATGCTGGCTGCGGTGCCCTCGATTGTGTTCGGCCTCTGGGGCTGGCAAGTGCTAGGGCCGTCACTCTCGGGCTTCTACAACTGGCTCCACGAAGTTGCAGGCGGCATTCCACTGTTTGCCACCTACGCAAACTCCCCATCTTTTGATACTGGCCGCAACATGCTCACCGGCGGCATCGTCCTCGCGGTCATGATTCTGCCCGTGATCGCTGCGACTGCCCGTGAAATCTTCGTCCAAACCCCAGTAGGGCAACGCGAGGCGGCACTGGCTTTGGGGGCCACTCGTTGGGAGGTCGTCCGTATGACTGTCCTGCCCTTCGGTATGCCCGGTTTCATTTCCGGATCGATGCTGGGGCTGGGACGCGCACTCGGCGAAACCATGGCGCTGTACCTGGTGGTCTCCCCATCGAGCCAATTCCGCTTCTCCCTTTTCGACGGTGGCACCACCTTCGCCACGGCCATCGCCAATGCGGCACCTGAATTCAACGATGACCTGCGCGCCGGCGCATACATCGCTGCTGGCCTCATGCTGTTTGCCTTGACGTTCGTGGTGAACTCCATCGCCCGCGGGATTATTACCAAGCGCAAGTAA
- the pstS gene encoding phosphate ABC transporter substrate-binding protein PstS: MAGSLVLSACSETDSSSSNSNASDATAIEGLSGATGELVAEGASSQQNAMNYFATQYQSAVSGASLAYNATGSGSGVKNFIAGQVAFGGSDSPLKTDQIDPAKQRCGGNEAWHLPMVVGPVAIAYHLEGVEDLNLSTATVAKIFKGDIKKWNDPQIAKENEGKDLPDKDIKVVYRSDESGTSDNFQKFLKASTGEWDTEGKSFPSAVGAGASGSNGVASEVANIDGGITYVESGFAKQQNLGIANLDFGAGPVKLDADTVGVALDNLAFKTEGNNMVVDTEKLFSMKDQGAYPLVLTTYELVCSKGYDEKTRDQVKDFLTVVLNSQDAQLEELGYIPVKGSLHDRLQKAVEAIS, from the coding sequence ATGGCTGGCTCCTTGGTGCTCTCCGCATGCTCCGAGACTGACAGCTCATCTTCAAACTCCAACGCATCCGACGCAACCGCCATCGAGGGCCTGAGCGGCGCTACCGGCGAGCTTGTTGCAGAGGGCGCTTCCTCGCAGCAAAACGCGATGAATTACTTCGCCACTCAGTATCAGTCTGCGGTGTCCGGCGCTTCACTGGCGTACAACGCCACTGGGTCGGGCTCGGGCGTGAAGAACTTCATCGCTGGCCAGGTCGCTTTCGGTGGTTCTGACTCCCCACTGAAGACCGATCAGATTGATCCCGCCAAGCAACGCTGCGGAGGCAACGAGGCCTGGCACCTGCCAATGGTCGTTGGGCCCGTAGCGATCGCCTATCACCTTGAGGGCGTTGAGGACCTGAATCTCTCAACTGCCACTGTTGCCAAGATTTTCAAGGGTGACATCAAGAAGTGGAACGATCCCCAGATTGCCAAGGAGAATGAAGGCAAAGACCTCCCTGATAAGGACATCAAGGTGGTCTACCGCTCTGATGAGTCCGGCACTTCCGATAACTTCCAGAAGTTCCTGAAGGCGTCCACCGGCGAATGGGACACCGAAGGCAAATCCTTCCCCTCCGCCGTTGGCGCGGGCGCTTCCGGTTCCAATGGCGTTGCCAGCGAAGTGGCCAACATCGACGGCGGTATTACCTACGTCGAATCCGGTTTTGCAAAGCAGCAGAATCTCGGCATTGCAAACCTGGACTTCGGTGCAGGTCCGGTCAAGCTCGACGCGGACACCGTTGGCGTGGCGCTTGACAACCTCGCCTTCAAGACTGAAGGCAACAACATGGTGGTGGACACCGAAAAGCTCTTCTCCATGAAGGATCAGGGCGCATACCCGCTGGTGCTGACCACCTACGAACTCGTCTGCTCCAAGGGATACGACGAGAAAACCCGTGATCAGGTCAAGGACTTCCTAACTGTGGTACTGAACTCCCAGGACGCACAGCTTGAAGAGCTTGGCTACATACCAGTGAAGGGTTCCCTCCACGATCGCTTGCAGAAGGCCGTCGAAGCCATCTCCTAG
- the mshD gene encoding mycothiol synthase, producing the protein MELRELSLPEHPELHEAVHDMLERAHHEDGVEPLSEQYLRGILEASLGHRHILALEQGQPVGILAMQEQAELCVHPACRRHGIGSSLLRAGRDAGIKDFWAHGNLVPAQHLAASEHLDASRELLVMSVEGEALERAACTSVPDGFRTTNLEQSELVEPLQEWLRVNNEAFSWHPEQGGWDMQQLDQARQAQWYRADDVLFLEKQGALAGFHWVKRHGDLSKGAIGEVYVVGLADAFRGQGLGGPLLNLGLQRLYEQGARKVILYVEADNKPAVAVYERLGFEVQERHVVYSAERAENF; encoded by the coding sequence ATGGAACTACGCGAATTGTCCCTGCCAGAGCATCCCGAGTTGCACGAGGCCGTCCACGACATGCTGGAGCGCGCCCACCACGAGGACGGCGTTGAACCCCTCTCCGAGCAGTATCTCCGGGGAATTTTGGAGGCTTCACTAGGCCACCGGCATATCCTCGCACTTGAGCAGGGGCAGCCAGTGGGCATCCTCGCCATGCAGGAGCAGGCAGAATTGTGTGTGCATCCAGCTTGTCGACGCCACGGGATCGGATCATCACTGTTGCGCGCCGGGAGGGACGCTGGGATCAAAGACTTCTGGGCGCACGGGAACCTCGTGCCCGCGCAGCACCTCGCCGCAAGTGAACACCTGGACGCAAGCAGGGAATTGCTGGTGATGAGCGTTGAAGGTGAAGCGCTTGAGCGTGCCGCTTGCACCTCCGTGCCCGATGGATTTCGGACCACCAACCTAGAGCAAAGCGAGCTTGTCGAGCCATTACAGGAGTGGCTGCGTGTGAATAATGAGGCGTTTAGCTGGCACCCAGAGCAGGGGGGATGGGATATGCAGCAGCTCGATCAAGCGCGCCAGGCGCAGTGGTACCGCGCCGATGACGTGCTGTTTTTGGAAAAGCAGGGAGCACTTGCGGGATTTCACTGGGTAAAACGCCACGGTGATCTTTCTAAAGGCGCGATTGGTGAAGTCTACGTTGTCGGTCTTGCAGATGCCTTCCGGGGACAAGGGCTGGGAGGTCCGCTGCTGAATCTAGGATTACAGCGTTTGTACGAACAAGGTGCTCGCAAAGTGATCCTGTATGTAGAAGCGGATAATAAGCCGGCAGTCGCTGTGTATGAGCGACTTGGTTTTGAGGTGCAAGAACGCCACGTCGTCTACAGTGCCGAGCGTGCTGAAAACTTCTAG
- the purM gene encoding phosphoribosylformylglycinamidine cyclo-ligase yields MTEEVSYAAAGVDIEAGDRAVELFAPHAKRATRPEVRGGLGGFAGLFALGKYREPLLAAGSDGVGTKLAIAQAMDKHDTIGIDLVAMCVDDLVVCGAEPLFLQDYIAIGKVVPEHVAGIVKGIAEGCVQAGCALLGGETAEHPGVMEPGEYDVSATAVGVVEADELLGPDRVRKGDVVIAMASSGLHSNGYSLARHVLLDKAGLQLDVKMEELDRTLGEELLEPTRIYTKDCLALAGECEVHTFCHVTGGGLAGNLARVIPEGLSAELSRATWTPGPIFKTIQSVGQVPQEEMEKTFNMGVGMVAVVAAKDRDRALAMLTARHIEAWELGQVVAAESHAEPVVLSGTHPGY; encoded by the coding sequence ATGACCGAAGAAGTGTCCTACGCCGCTGCTGGCGTCGATATCGAAGCTGGCGATCGCGCAGTCGAACTCTTCGCGCCCCATGCAAAGCGTGCCACGCGCCCCGAGGTGCGAGGTGGCCTCGGCGGCTTTGCCGGGCTGTTCGCCCTGGGTAAATACCGGGAGCCGCTTCTTGCCGCAGGTTCCGATGGGGTGGGCACAAAATTGGCTATTGCCCAGGCAATGGACAAGCACGACACCATCGGCATCGACTTGGTAGCCATGTGCGTTGATGATCTCGTGGTCTGCGGCGCGGAGCCGCTTTTCCTCCAGGATTACATTGCCATTGGCAAGGTGGTGCCCGAACACGTCGCGGGAATTGTCAAGGGCATTGCCGAAGGCTGCGTTCAAGCCGGGTGCGCGCTGCTCGGCGGCGAAACCGCAGAGCACCCCGGCGTGATGGAGCCCGGTGAATACGACGTCTCTGCCACCGCCGTCGGCGTCGTGGAGGCCGACGAGCTACTGGGTCCGGATCGCGTGCGCAAGGGCGACGTGGTGATCGCCATGGCATCTTCCGGTCTGCACTCGAACGGCTACTCCCTGGCCCGCCACGTCTTGCTGGATAAGGCGGGCCTCCAACTGGATGTGAAGATGGAGGAACTGGATCGTACCCTCGGTGAGGAGCTGCTCGAGCCAACGCGCATCTACACCAAAGATTGCCTGGCGCTGGCGGGCGAATGCGAAGTGCACACCTTCTGCCACGTCACCGGCGGTGGACTCGCGGGGAATCTGGCTCGCGTGATCCCGGAGGGGCTCAGTGCCGAGCTTTCCCGAGCAACCTGGACACCAGGGCCCATTTTCAAAACGATCCAATCGGTGGGGCAAGTGCCTCAAGAGGAGATGGAAAAAACCTTCAACATGGGCGTGGGCATGGTGGCCGTAGTGGCGGCAAAGGATCGCGACCGCGCTCTGGCGATGCTCACCGCTCGCCACATTGAGGCCTGGGAACTCGGCCAGGTAGTAGCAGCAGAATCTCATGCCGAACCGGTAGTGCTTAGTGGCACCCACCCCGGCTACTAA
- a CDS encoding aminodeoxychorismate lyase yields the protein MAASTRTPAPQPIIIAVEPFGGSIRNHSPLLPLVYWDDAAVTRGDGVFETLLIRNGKACQLEQHLERFQRSAARLDLPVPKAEDWRKATSMAVEQWAEKTEADAKCVWTYTRGRPTANPNEPHPSAWLTINPLDAEMLRQREEGIKVLTAPRGYSVETIDEDLPWLQVGAKTLNYAANMSALRWAKRRGFDDVIFTEGDRVLEGATSTVLAVRGNKLRTPAGSGILAGTTQAALFAKAEQEGWNCRAKEMDLEYLCEKADSVWLLSSVRMAARVRRINEKKLPKPDNEATIQQLVASSLG from the coding sequence ATGGCCGCCTCAACGCGCACGCCCGCGCCGCAACCGATCATCATCGCTGTTGAACCCTTCGGGGGTTCCATCCGGAATCACAGTCCCCTTTTGCCACTGGTGTACTGGGATGATGCCGCGGTCACTCGGGGGGACGGGGTGTTTGAAACATTGCTGATTCGCAATGGAAAGGCATGTCAGCTTGAGCAACACCTCGAACGCTTCCAGCGTTCAGCGGCGCGATTAGATCTACCGGTGCCCAAAGCCGAAGATTGGCGCAAGGCCACTTCCATGGCGGTGGAACAGTGGGCGGAGAAAACCGAGGCAGACGCCAAATGCGTTTGGACCTACACTCGCGGGCGCCCCACTGCCAATCCCAACGAACCGCACCCGAGCGCCTGGCTCACCATCAACCCCCTCGATGCCGAAATGCTGCGTCAGCGCGAGGAGGGGATCAAGGTGCTTACCGCTCCGCGTGGCTATTCAGTAGAGACGATTGATGAAGATCTGCCTTGGCTGCAGGTGGGCGCCAAAACGCTCAATTATGCAGCCAATATGTCGGCCCTGCGATGGGCGAAACGCCGGGGCTTCGATGACGTGATCTTCACCGAGGGGGACCGCGTACTTGAGGGCGCCACTTCGACGGTGCTCGCTGTTCGGGGTAATAAGCTTCGCACACCAGCGGGCTCCGGCATTTTGGCGGGCACCACGCAGGCGGCGCTGTTTGCCAAAGCGGAGCAAGAAGGCTGGAATTGCCGCGCGAAAGAAATGGATTTGGAGTACCTCTGCGAAAAGGCCGACAGCGTCTGGTTGCTCAGCTCCGTGAGGATGGCAGCGCGGGTGCGTCGCATTAACGAAAAAAAATTGCCCAAGCCAGACAACGAAGCCACCATTCAGCAGCTCGTTGCGTCCAGCTTGGGGTAG